The DNA region gcccagtcacgaaatattctagcacagctggttctgccagaatcctgcaaaaatagtagcacatttctgctagaatgctgttagaatatccacctctgtgagaactcttccagaacgccgtgactgggaggACGTTTGCGAAGAAGGAGAGAAATGTCAAAACTGGGCGATACACGCAAAATGTGAGTTGATCATTATGAGGAATTGCCGGAGATTACCACAGTTTATTTTGGGAGGtgtacactgtaactgaaaatcacaTATTGCTAATGcgtttcgcactttttcatacgaatttttcagttcgactacgtttaccaaaaaaatgtaatcgcagttgaactgaaaaattagtACACGGTCAGCTGGAGGTACTCAAAATCAAGTTCAAATCCAAAAAGACACTGTCAACTTGGTGTTGCATTTGGTGCAGTGCAACGATCGTTGGAGGAggaaagtttgttttgattttttatcttcCCTGTGCcggcaacgttttttttttttgataggatTTTTTTCGTTGAGCCCGCGGCggtcgcagcagcagcatcggCTGGCAGCAACAAAACTCTGGACAGTTTAGCGGAACCTAACGAATATAGACGCGCTGTGCGTGACGCCGCGCAACATCGAACGGCAGGACTACTTTGGGTCGTTCTTCGAGCTGCTGAAGAAACTGCCCGAGGTAACGGGGAGCCGCGCCGTCGAGGAGGCGCTTGTGCCGGTCGTCAAGATGAACTTTGACGGCATCAAGATTGATTTGCTGTTTGCGCGGTTGGCGCTGAAGGAGCTTCCGCACAACTTTGACCAGCGCGACGATATGCTGCTGAAAAATCTGGACCCCAAGTTAGTGCGCAGTCTGAACGGGTGCCGCGCCACGGACGAGATCCTCCGGCTGATGCCCAACATTGACAACTTTCGGCTGGCGATTAATATTTGGGTTTTCTTCTTTTCACTGTATTTATCTGTTTTCAGAGCATGGAATCTACTCCAACTCTTTGGGTTACTTTGGGGGTGTGTCGTGGGCTATGCTTATGGCCAGGACGTGTCAGCTCCCGAATGTCGTCGCGGCCACGCAGGTGCACAAGTTCTTTATGGTGTTTTCGCGCTGGAAGTGGCCCCAGTCGGTTTTCCTGAAGTGGCCGGACACCGTGAATCTGGGCTTTCAAGTGTGGGATCCGCTGGTGAACGTGCAGGACCGGTTCCACCTGATGTCGATCATCACGCCGGCATATCCGCAGCAAAACTCGACCTTCCACGTCAACACGAAGTGCTTCGAGCAGCAGGAGCAAAACCAAAAGGACGACGGCGGCGAGGGCGCAGACAACACTCTGGTCACTCTGGTTCCTGTGGCTGTAGTTTGAGCGGTCAGAGAACCTGAACGTGGACCTGACCGAAAGCATCCAGAACTTTATCGATGCCGTGCACAAACATTCTACAGACAAAAAAAACGCG from Culex quinquefasciatus strain JHB chromosome 3, VPISU_Cqui_1.0_pri_paternal, whole genome shotgun sequence includes:
- the LOC119769031 gene encoding poly(A) polymerase type 3-like; this translates as MVVLVRERNLTNIDALCVTPRNIERQDYFGSFFELLKKLPEVTGSRAVEEALVPVVKMNFDGIKIDLLFARLALKELPHNFDQRDDMLLKNLDPKLVRSLNGCRATDEILRLMPNIDNFRLHGIYSNSLGYFGGVSWAMLMARTCQLPNVVAATQVHKFFMVFSRWKWPQSVFLKWPDTVNLGFQVWDPLVNVQDRFHLMSIITPAYPQQNSTFHVNTKCFEQQEQNQKDDGGEGADNTLVTLVPVAVHIKVLETTRNGMKIEARQFQRKQLNQYFDPNLLKRERLDDFGSMINRTESAIN